One region of Pseudomonadota bacterium genomic DNA includes:
- the ychF gene encoding redox-regulated ATPase YchF, giving the protein MGFTCGIVGLPNVGKSTIFNALTSAKAAAANFPFCTIEPNTGAVPVPDPRIEVLAGIAKSAKLIPTQITFVDIAGLIRGASKGEGLGNQFLGHIRGVDAIAHVVRCFDDENIVHVDGSVDPRRDVETIDTELILSDLDAIEKLRFKIEKAAKTGDKSAKARLAILEPLETWLNQGKPARTFKSSGLFIGTEEDLVEVTSNLLTSKPVLFVANVPESELLHIPTPGGKLPVDVLAAYVAELNSALVTISGQVESEISELNPEERREFLSSLGVEQSGLDRLTIAGHKLLNLITFFTVGPKECHAWTAQAGNTGPQCAGKIHSDFERGYIRAEVISYTDYVQAGSELKAKEAGKMRTEGKEYIMQDGDIVHFRFNV; this is encoded by the coding sequence ATGGGATTTACCTGCGGTATAGTCGGACTTCCAAACGTTGGAAAGTCCACAATCTTTAATGCATTAACATCAGCCAAGGCAGCGGCGGCTAACTTTCCGTTCTGCACCATAGAGCCGAATACTGGCGCTGTTCCTGTACCGGACCCACGCATCGAGGTGTTAGCTGGAATTGCGAAGTCCGCAAAGCTTATCCCTACTCAGATAACCTTCGTTGATATAGCTGGACTTATCAGGGGAGCATCCAAGGGCGAGGGTCTCGGCAATCAGTTCCTCGGTCATATTCGCGGCGTTGATGCGATCGCGCACGTGGTGAGGTGTTTTGATGATGAGAACATCGTGCACGTTGATGGCTCCGTAGATCCACGCCGTGATGTTGAGACGATCGACACTGAGCTTATCCTCTCAGACCTCGATGCTATTGAGAAACTACGCTTCAAGATAGAGAAGGCTGCCAAAACCGGGGATAAGAGCGCTAAAGCTAGGCTCGCCATCCTAGAGCCCCTTGAGACTTGGCTTAATCAGGGAAAACCAGCCCGTACCTTTAAGAGCTCAGGGCTCTTTATCGGAACTGAGGAGGATCTTGTTGAGGTCACATCAAATCTACTGACATCAAAACCTGTGCTCTTCGTTGCAAACGTTCCTGAGAGCGAGCTACTGCACATCCCTACTCCGGGTGGCAAACTGCCGGTCGATGTGCTTGCTGCCTATGTAGCGGAGCTTAACTCGGCCCTAGTTACCATCTCTGGGCAGGTAGAGTCCGAGATATCAGAGCTTAATCCAGAGGAGCGGCGTGAGTTCTTAAGCTCCCTTGGGGTAGAGCAATCAGGACTAGATCGCCTCACCATTGCTGGGCACAAACTGCTTAATCTTATAACCTTCTTCACCGTTGGTCCTAAGGAGTGTCACGCCTGGACAGCTCAGGCCGGGAACACCGGGCCGCAGTGCGCTGGAAAGATCCACTCAGACTTTGAGCGTGGCTATATCCGGGCCGAAGTTATCTCGTATACCGACTATGTTCAGGCCGGTAGCGAGCTAAAGGCTAAAGAGGCTGGAAAGATGCGCACTGAGGGCAAGGAGTACATCATGCAGGACGGAGATATCGTGCACTTTAGGTTTAATGTGTAA